The proteins below are encoded in one region of Neisseria macacae ATCC 33926:
- the nrdB gene encoding class Ia ribonucleoside-diphosphate reductase subunit beta, which translates to MSYSTFSKTKNDALKEPMFFGQPVNVARYDQQKYEVFEKLIEKQLSFFWRPEEIDVSRDRIDYANLPEHEKHIFISNLKYQTLLDSIQGRSPNVALLPLVSIPELETWIETWSFSETIHSRSYTHIIRNIVNDPSVVFDDIVQNEYIIARAEDIACYYDDLIEYTQYYNLLGEGTHNVGGKLVTVSLRELKKKLYLCLMCVNVLEAIRFYVSFACSFAFAERELMEGNAKIIKLIARDEALHLTSTQHMLNLMRAGSDDPEMAEIAVELQDECFKLFKKAAEQEKEWAAYLFKDGSMIGLNKEILAQYVEYITNLRMQAVGLPAGFEGATQNPIPWINAWLSSDNVQVAPQEVEISSYLIGQIDSEVSADDLGDFEL; encoded by the coding sequence ATGTCATACAGCACCTTTTCCAAAACCAAAAACGACGCGCTGAAAGAGCCGATGTTTTTTGGTCAGCCTGTTAATGTTGCCCGTTATGACCAGCAGAAATACGAAGTATTTGAAAAACTGATTGAAAAACAACTGTCTTTCTTCTGGCGGCCGGAAGAAATCGACGTGTCGCGCGACCGTATCGACTACGCCAACCTGCCCGAACACGAAAAACACATTTTCATCAGCAATCTGAAATACCAAACCTTGCTTGACTCCATCCAAGGCCGTAGCCCGAATGTTGCCTTACTACCTTTGGTGTCGATTCCCGAGTTGGAAACTTGGATTGAAACGTGGAGCTTCAGCGAAACCATCCACTCGCGCAGCTATACCCACATTATCCGCAATATCGTGAATGATCCCTCGGTCGTGTTCGACGACATCGTGCAGAACGAATACATCATCGCCCGCGCCGAAGACATCGCCTGCTATTACGATGATTTAATCGAATATACTCAGTATTACAACCTGTTGGGCGAAGGAACGCACAATGTCGGCGGCAAGCTCGTTACCGTGTCTTTGCGCGAGTTGAAGAAAAAGCTCTATCTCTGCCTGATGTGCGTCAACGTGTTGGAAGCCATCCGTTTCTACGTCTCATTTGCCTGCTCGTTCGCCTTTGCCGAGCGCGAGTTGATGGAAGGCAACGCCAAAATCATCAAGCTGATTGCCCGTGACGAAGCCCTGCACCTGACCAGTACACAGCATATGCTCAACCTGATGCGCGCCGGTTCAGACGACCCTGAAATGGCGGAAATCGCCGTCGAATTGCAGGACGAATGTTTCAAACTCTTCAAAAAAGCGGCGGAGCAGGAAAAAGAATGGGCGGCCTATCTGTTTAAAGACGGTTCGATGATTGGTCTGAATAAGGAAATTTTGGCGCAATATGTCGAATACATCACCAACCTGCGTATGCAGGCGGTCGGTCTGCCCGCCGGATTCGAAGGTGCCACCCAAAACCCGATTCCGTGGATTAACGCGTGGCTGTCGTCCGACAACGTGCAGGTCGCGCCGCAGGAAGTGGAAATTTCTTCTTACTTAATCGGTCAGATCGATTCGGAAGTCAGCGCGGACGATTTGGGCGATTTCGAACTGTAA
- the nrdA gene encoding class 1a ribonucleoside-diphosphate reductase subunit alpha, translating to MNAPTDLKVTKRDGRLENLDLDKIHRVVTWAAEGLKNVSVSQVELKSHIQFYNGIRTDDIHETIIKAAADLISQDTPDYQYLAARLAIFHLRKIAYGEFEPPHLFDHVKKLTDAGKYDRHIIEDYSREEFDELNAYIDHSRDMTFSYAAVKQLEGKYLVQNRVTRQIYETPQFLYILVAMCLFSKYPKETRLDYVKRFYDAVSTFKVSLPTPIMSGVRTPTRQFSSCVLIECDDSLDSINATTSAIVKYVSQRAGIGINAGRIRGLGSEIRGGEAQHTGCIPFFKMFQAAVKSCSQGGVRGGAATLFYPLWHIEAESLLVLKNNRGVEDNRIRQLDYGVQINRLLYTRLIKGGNITLFSPNEVPGLYDAFFADQDEFERLYTKYEQDPNIRKRTLSATDLFSTLMQERAGTGRIYIQNVDHCNTHSPFDPRVAPVHQSNLCMEIALPTKPLDNINDPNGEIALCTLSAFNLGALNSLDELEGLADLTVRALDALLDYQDYPVEAARTATMNRRTLGIGVINYAYYLAKNGVRYSDDSALGLTHRTFEAMQYYLLKASVNLAKEYGACPLFNQTVYSQGKLPIDTYKKDLDAVCSEPLLCDWESLRADIVKYGLRNSTLTALMPSETSSQIANATNGIEPPRGLVTVKASKDGILKQVVPEFETLKDAYETLWQLPGNEGYLKLVGVMQKFVDQAISANTAYDPGKFEGNKVSMKQMLKDLLTAYKYGVKTLYYHNTRDGADDTQTDIQDDGCAGGACKI from the coding sequence ATGAATGCACCGACTGATTTGAAAGTAACCAAGCGCGACGGACGTTTGGAAAATCTCGACTTAGACAAAATCCACCGCGTCGTTACTTGGGCGGCGGAAGGCTTGAAAAACGTCTCCGTATCGCAGGTCGAGCTCAAATCACACATCCAGTTTTACAACGGCATCCGTACCGACGACATCCACGAAACCATCATCAAGGCGGCTGCCGACCTGATTTCGCAGGATACGCCCGATTATCAATATCTCGCCGCGCGTCTGGCGATTTTCCACCTGCGCAAAATTGCTTACGGCGAGTTCGAACCGCCGCATCTCTTTGACCATGTTAAAAAACTCACTGATGCGGGCAAATACGACCGCCACATCATCGAAGATTACAGCCGCGAAGAGTTTGACGAGCTGAACGCTTATATCGACCACAGCCGCGACATGACCTTCTCGTATGCCGCCGTGAAGCAACTCGAAGGCAAATATCTGGTGCAGAATCGCGTGACCCGCCAGATTTATGAAACGCCGCAGTTTTTATACATTTTGGTGGCGATGTGCCTCTTCAGTAAATATCCGAAAGAGACGCGTTTGGATTACGTCAAACGTTTTTACGATGCCGTTTCCACATTTAAAGTATCGCTACCAACCCCGATTATGAGCGGCGTGCGTACGCCTACGCGCCAGTTCTCAAGCTGCGTATTGATTGAATGCGACGACAGTCTGGATTCCATCAATGCTACCACCAGCGCGATTGTGAAATACGTTTCCCAACGTGCGGGTATCGGCATCAACGCCGGACGCATCCGTGGATTGGGTAGCGAAATCCGCGGCGGTGAAGCGCAACACACCGGCTGCATTCCGTTTTTCAAAATGTTCCAAGCGGCGGTTAAATCCTGCTCGCAAGGCGGCGTGCGGGGCGGCGCGGCAACTTTGTTCTACCCCTTGTGGCACATCGAAGCCGAAAGCCTGTTGGTGTTGAAAAACAATCGCGGCGTGGAAGACAACCGCATCCGCCAGCTTGATTACGGCGTGCAAATCAACCGCCTGCTGTACACCCGCCTAATTAAAGGCGGCAACATCACGCTGTTTTCACCCAACGAAGTCCCCGGCCTGTACGACGCGTTCTTTGCCGACCAAGACGAATTCGAGCGTCTCTACACAAAATACGAGCAAGACCCGAACATCCGCAAACGCACCTTGTCGGCTACCGATTTGTTCTCCACGCTGATGCAGGAACGCGCCGGAACGGGACGCATCTACATCCAAAACGTTGACCACTGCAACACGCACAGCCCGTTTGACCCGCGCGTCGCGCCCGTGCACCAGTCCAACCTGTGCATGGAAATCGCCCTGCCGACCAAACCGCTGGACAACATCAATGACCCGAACGGCGAAATTGCCCTGTGTACCCTGTCTGCCTTCAACTTGGGCGCATTAAACAGCTTAGACGAGCTGGAAGGGCTTGCTGATTTGACCGTGCGCGCTCTCGATGCCTTGCTGGATTATCAAGACTATCCGGTCGAAGCCGCCCGCACCGCGACCATGAACCGCCGCACGCTCGGCATCGGTGTCATCAACTACGCTTACTATCTGGCGAAAAACGGCGTCCGTTACAGCGACGATTCCGCACTCGGCCTGACCCACCGCACCTTTGAAGCCATGCAGTATTACCTGCTCAAAGCATCGGTAAACCTTGCCAAAGAATACGGCGCATGCCCGCTGTTCAACCAAACCGTTTATTCGCAAGGCAAACTGCCCATCGACACCTACAAAAAAGACTTGGATGCCGTATGCAGCGAACCGCTGTTGTGCGACTGGGAAAGTCTGCGCGCCGACATCGTCAAATATGGCCTGCGCAACTCCACCCTGACCGCACTCATGCCGTCTGAAACCAGCTCGCAAATCGCCAACGCCACCAACGGCATCGAGCCGCCGCGCGGATTGGTAACGGTCAAAGCATCGAAAGACGGCATCCTGAAACAAGTCGTGCCGGAATTTGAAACCTTGAAAGACGCCTACGAAACCCTGTGGCAGCTTCCGGGCAACGAAGGCTATCTGAAACTTGTCGGCGTGATGCAAAAATTCGTCGATCAGGCGATTTCTGCCAATACCGCCTACGACCCGGGCAAATTCGAAGGCAACAAAGTTTCCATGAAACAAATGCTTAAAGACTTGCTGACCGCCTACAAATACGGCGTCAAAACCCTGTACTACCACAACACCCGCGACGGCGCGGACGATACGCAGACCGATATTCAGGATGACGGCTGCGCGGGCGGGGCTTGTAAGATTTGA
- the yfaE gene encoding class I ribonucleotide reductase maintenance protein YfaE, whose product MALISTHDKTFELQEGETLLEGLERTGHEVEYQCRSGYCGSCRVKILDGRVSYDDFPLAFVAPGEILPCCCRVNEDIKVDCRGRVSEPDLFDVGLFDERD is encoded by the coding sequence ATGGCACTCATCAGCACACACGACAAAACCTTCGAACTCCAAGAGGGCGAAACCTTATTGGAGGGCTTGGAGCGCACCGGCCACGAGGTCGAATACCAGTGCCGCAGCGGCTATTGCGGTTCCTGCCGCGTCAAAATATTGGACGGCAGGGTGTCCTACGACGATTTCCCGCTGGCGTTTGTTGCGCCCGGCGAGATTCTGCCGTGTTGCTGTCGGGTAAATGAGGACATTAAGGTCGATTGCCGCGGGCGGGTGAGCGAACCGGATTTGTTCGATGTCGGCTTGTTTGATGAGCGGGATTGA